DNA sequence from the Streptomyces sp. NBC_01497 genome:
GGACGACGACGACCGCGCGTACGAGGACGAGGACGCCGAAGCCGAGGCGGACGAGGACGAGGACGACGCGGAGAACGCCGACGACCGCGACGACGACCGGTTCGAGGACGAGGACGCCGACGCCGAGGACGACGAGGAATCGTACGACGACGAGGCGGACGAGCCCGAGGCCGAGGCGGACTCGCGCGACGCCGACGCCGACGCCGACGACGTCGAGGACGCCGACGCCGAGGACGCCGAGGACGACCGCGAGTACGCGGGTCACTCGGGCCGACGGTGACACCGGAGCCCCGCCCCGCCCCCGGGGCGGGCCCGGCACCACGAGCGGGACAAGGGTGAACTGACGTGTCCGACTCACTGGCAGGCCGCATGGGCGGCCCCCCGGCCGGAACCGCCTACGGCGCCGCGCCCCAGGGCGGCTCCGCGAACCTGGCGGACATCCTGGAGCGCGTCCTCGACAAGGGCGTGGTGATCGCGGGTGACATCCAGATCAACCTGCTCGACATCGAGCTGCTGACCATCAAGCTGCGGCTGCTCGTCGCCTCCGTCGACAAGGCGAAGGAGATGGGCATCGACTGGTGGGAACACGATCCGTCGCTGTCGTCCCGCGCCCGGGACGACGGCCCGGGCCGGCAGATGTCCGCGGGCCACCAGGGCGGCCGGGCCCAGGGAGCGGTGGCGGACGCGGACGGATCGTCGCAGTCGGACGAGATCGCCCGGCTGCGGGCCGAAGTGGCGGAACTGCGGGCCGCGTCCGCCCGTCCCTCCGCGGCTCTTCCCGAAGGTGACGGCACGCGCGACGGGAACACACGCGACGACACCGCGTCCGAGCGGGAGCCGGAACGCACCGGCCGCCGGCCTGGGACGCGTTCGCAGGACAAGGCGGAAGCCGAGCCCGGGCACAAGCGACCGCGCCGCCGCACCGCCGCCACGTCCGACGACGCCGGCAGCGGCTCCAGGACCGGGCGCTCACGCCCGGCCAGGCGCCGTGAGCGCCCCGACGACGCGGAAACCGGCGCCGACGGCAGCGGGAGCACGGACGACGAGGGCCAGGACGGACCCGGACAGGAAGAGGAGCGCTGATGCCGGACGCCGACACCGTCTCGTACCTGTACGGAGTCTGCCGCGCGGACGCGCCCGCGCCGCCCGCCGTGCCGTCCGCGCCGCCACTGCGGCTCGTGCGCCACGGCGGGCTGGCCGCCGTGGTGGCGTCCGTACCGGCCGACGCGTTCGGCACGGACGGACTTGAGGCCCGCCTGAACGACCTGGAGCAGTTGGAGGTCCTGGCCCGCGCGCACAACGCCGTGGTCGACGCCGTCCACGCGGGTACGACCGTGCTGCCGATGCGACTCGCCACGGTCTATCTGGACGACGAACGCGTCGCCGACGTACTGCGCGCGGGCGCCGAGAACTTCGGCCGGCTGCTCGACTGGCTCGACGGCCAGGAGGAACTGGGCGTCAAGGTGTACGCCATTCCCACGGCCGCACCGGTGACCGCACCGGTGCCGGAGCCGGGCACGGCTCCCGATGCCCCGGCCACGGCCGAAACCGGATCCGAGAGCCCCGGCCGCGCGTACCTCCGCCGCCGCCAGGCCCAGCGCCGCAGCCACCGCGACGCCTACCGCACGGCCGGCGACGTGGCCGCGCGGCTGCCGCAGGCGGTCGCAGGCCTCGCCCGCGCACGCGCCAGGCACCGCCCGCAACAGGGCGAACTCGCCTCGCGGGTGGGCGAGAACATCGCCAACGAGGCGTACCTCGTCGCCCGCTCGGACCTGGCCGGCTTCCGCGCCGCGGTCGCGTCCCTGGCCACGGACGTGCCAGGGGTACGCGTCGAGGTGACGGGCCCCTGGGCGCCCTACTCGTTCACCACGCACCCGGACACGGAGGGGGCGGCCACCCCGTGACGGAGATGGTTCCCCACCTGCCGGCGACGCCCGGCGCGCGGACCGAGGGCTTCGAGGAGGAGTCCCTGGCGGGCCGCGAGATCGCGCTGATCGACCTGCTGGACCGGCTGCTCAGCGGCGGCGCGGTGCTCACCGGCGACCTCGTGCTGTCGATCGCGGACGTCGACCTCGTCCACATCAACCTGCGCGCCGTGATCCGTTCGATCACCGGCGACGAACCAGCCCCCTGGGTGCGTGAACCATGACAGGAAACGACGACTTCGCGGCCGTCGCACAGGCCGCCGCCCGCGCCTTCGACCTCGTACCCGCGGCCCCCGGCGACACCCGGCCGGCCGGTCAGGAACCGGGCGCCCGCGGCACGGACATCGCGCAGCGGCTGCGCACCGACCCGGAGACGGTCGAACGCGACCTGATCAAACTGGTCCTGACCATCGTCGAACTGCTGCGGCAGCTGATGGAACGAACGGCGCTGCACCGCGTCGACCAGGGCGACCTGGACGAGTCCCAGGAGGAACGCATCGGCATGACGCTGATGATCCTGGAGGACCGGATGACCGAACTCTGCGACCGCTACGGCCTGACCATGAACGACCTGAACCTCGACCTCGGACCGCTCGGATCCCTGCTGCCGCACGGCCAGGACGGTTGAGACACTTACCCGCGGTAGGTTCTCCGCCCTGGTTTCCTGCCCACTTGAGCGGCAACACGGACACCATGACGACGGAAGAGAACAACACGGGCAAGGAGACGCGCAACGGCAGCGCCAACGGCACCGCCGCGCGCAAGAAGGTCCAGGGCGCCGCCGAGCGCGCGAAGCAGAACGGGGCGAACTCGGCGCGGCAGGCCAAGGACTCCGCGACCGCCGCAGAGAAGGCCGCCGAGTCGGGCACCACAGCGCTGGGCGCCGCGGCCTCGCACGCCGGACGGTCCGCGGCCGCGGGCCTCGACTCCGGCCGCAAGGTGGCAGCGTCGCTCGGCACCAGCGTCACGTCCGGCGCCACCCTCGCCTGGACGGTCGTCAAGGACCGCAAGAAGATCGCGGCAGGCGCGGGCGCCGGCTTCGTGGGCCTGATGGGCGCGGCGTTCGCCGTCGGCAGGGCCACCGCGAAGACGCACGCGAAGGGCGGCCCCCTGACCCGCTTGACGAGCGGGCGCATCTGAACGTGTCACGGGCCAGGGCTGGGACGCCGGGCACCGTGGCACACAGAAGGCCGGACGGATCCGCGGATCCGTCCGGCCTTCCGACGTGCGGGTGAGGGGACGGCCCGGGGGAGCCTCGGCTGGATCGGACGGCCGTGGGAGTAAGTACGGCTCCGTGCACGGCCGTGCCGCCACCAAAGGGGCCCCTTTTTGCGGTCCGAGTCGGCGGATAGGCTCATGCGCCATGACTGACTTCGTGCAGGTGTCCACGGCCACCGAGACTCGCGAGCAGGCCGTCGAGCTGGCCCAGTCCGTAGTGCGAGACCGCCTTGCGGCAGGGGCACAGATCGTCGGGCCTGTGACCTCCGTGTTCTGGCATCTCGGTGAATTCGGAACCGGCGAGGAGTGGCAGCTTCTCCTGAAGACCCGCGCCGACCGGTACCCGGCCCTGGAGGCGCACCTCTTGGAGCATCACCCCTGGGACAATCCGGAGGTTTCCGCAGTGCCGATCGTCGCGGGCGCGGAGAGGTGCCTCCGCTGGGTCGAAGAGAACACCGCGTCAGGGCGCTGACTGGCCCAACAGCACTGTTACTGCAGGCACGTTGCGGTGCTCACCGAGTCGTCTCAGGACCGTGGACAGTCGTCGGTGTGGGCGTACGGAGGCCACACCGTCCGAAAGGTCCAGGGCGTGTTTGACCACGGCGGCTGACTGTTCGACCTCACCGGCGCTCAGGTAAGCGTCCGCAAGCCATGACAGGTACAGCGCCTTGTCGCGTGCGTGGCTGTCGTCATACTGCGCCAGACCAGCCTCCAGCGCGGGCACAGCGCGGAGGGGGCGGTGCAGTTCCGCCCAACACCGCCCAGTCATGATCTGCAGCTCCGTGGCGTCGACCCACGCCACCCAGTCCGGTTGCGGCTCGGAACCTGTGCCGTCCAGTGCCTCCTTCGCGTCCGCCAGCGCGCGCTCAGTTTCCGAGGCCAGTCCGGCAACGGCGCATGCCCACGCCTTCCGCTCGTAGAGCAGCGCGCGAACGCCAGATGGCGCTTCGGGGCCTACGGTCTCGCAGGAGCGGGACGCTATGTCCACTCCCGCGCGCCTGTCTCCACTCACTGCCTGGTACGAGAGGAAGGCCAGGGCGTTCCCGGCCAGGTCGGCGTCTCCGGCGTCCGTGGCGGCCTTGTAACTCTCCTGGTAGAGCCCCTTGGCGTCCGCTTCCCGGCCGCCGTCGAAAGCGGCCCACCCTGCTTGCTGCGCCTGCTCGGCCAGGACGGACAACATGGCGCGGCCCGTATCCGCCGCGTAGCTCGACTCGCGGAGCAGTCTCGTCGTTTCCTGGTACTCCCCGAGGTACACGCGGTACGTGTCGCCTCCTCCCAACACGTGGTCCAGGCGGCGGAGACGAGCGGCACGTGCGCGAAGTCGCTGAGGGTCCCGGGCCCCCAAACGATTGCCCATGGCCG
Encoded proteins:
- the gvpJ gene encoding gas vesicle protein GvpJ, translating into MSDSLAGRMGGPPAGTAYGAAPQGGSANLADILERVLDKGVVIAGDIQINLLDIELLTIKLRLLVASVDKAKEMGIDWWEHDPSLSSRARDDGPGRQMSAGHQGGRAQGAVADADGSSQSDEIARLRAEVAELRAASARPSAALPEGDGTRDGNTRDDTASEREPERTGRRPGTRSQDKAEAEPGHKRPRRRTAATSDDAGSGSRTGRSRPARRRERPDDAETGADGSGSTDDEGQDGPGQEEER
- a CDS encoding GvpL/GvpF family gas vesicle protein, whose protein sequence is MPDADTVSYLYGVCRADAPAPPAVPSAPPLRLVRHGGLAAVVASVPADAFGTDGLEARLNDLEQLEVLARAHNAVVDAVHAGTTVLPMRLATVYLDDERVADVLRAGAENFGRLLDWLDGQEELGVKVYAIPTAAPVTAPVPEPGTAPDAPATAETGSESPGRAYLRRRQAQRRSHRDAYRTAGDVAARLPQAVAGLARARARHRPQQGELASRVGENIANEAYLVARSDLAGFRAAVASLATDVPGVRVEVTGPWAPYSFTTHPDTEGAATP
- a CDS encoding gas vesicle protein; this translates as MVPHLPATPGARTEGFEEESLAGREIALIDLLDRLLSGGAVLTGDLVLSIADVDLVHINLRAVIRSITGDEPAPWVREP
- a CDS encoding gas vesicle protein K, translated to MTGNDDFAAVAQAAARAFDLVPAAPGDTRPAGQEPGARGTDIAQRLRTDPETVERDLIKLVLTIVELLRQLMERTALHRVDQGDLDESQEERIGMTLMILEDRMTELCDRYGLTMNDLNLDLGPLGSLLPHGQDG
- the cutA gene encoding divalent-cation tolerance protein CutA — its product is MTDFVQVSTATETREQAVELAQSVVRDRLAAGAQIVGPVTSVFWHLGEFGTGEEWQLLLKTRADRYPALEAHLLEHHPWDNPEVSAVPIVAGAERCLRWVEENTASGR
- a CDS encoding XRE family transcriptional regulator, whose translation is MTGYEPPTALPRAILDRPDMREALAAHDFGTVFRLARRHAGVSYSKIAAECDIKPERVGTLARGQGSVTTFCKIVEIADALRIPSALVGLASRPWEASESPPAPPHAGTKEIGTDVQRRNFLRATTGTLAVGFPSITRPAMGNRLGARDPQRLRARAARLRRLDHVLGGGDTYRVYLGEYQETTRLLRESSYAADTGRAMLSVLAEQAQQAGWAAFDGGREADAKGLYQESYKAATDAGDADLAGNALAFLSYQAVSGDRRAGVDIASRSCETVGPEAPSGVRALLYERKAWACAVAGLASETERALADAKEALDGTGSEPQPDWVAWVDATELQIMTGRCWAELHRPLRAVPALEAGLAQYDDSHARDKALYLSWLADAYLSAGEVEQSAAVVKHALDLSDGVASVRPHRRLSTVLRRLGEHRNVPAVTVLLGQSAP